The DNA region TGAGCCAATCTAGAGGAAGTAGAGTCTGAAGTCATTACTAAGCGAGGCCATATACAGGAAGTGGATTCTGAGGTCattaaagagcacagtcatatATAAGTAGAAATATGAGGTCATCATTCAACGCAGCTATAAAAGATCATCCAGAGGAAAGAGCAGACAAAACAAGATTAGCGCGATTGCAAAACAACTCTcagatgtttttaaataaaaccttAAAAGCTGAAAGTTTGATTTGTGTCCATTTCAACGTGTCCACTCATTTAGGGGAATGAACTTGCATAATTGACACCATACAACATAAGCAATAAACAAGCTAGTGATTTTATAGCCTTAGATGATTATATGATAACAAAATAGATGCTTTAAAAATATGATGTCCTCTGTTTTATGCCCCGTGTTTCCTGGGATAGGGTCCAGGCCCAAGAAGACCCTGTACTGCACGGACTATGGAAATTGGATGGAAGGGTGAATAGAATAAAAAACAGACATTTGAACTGTTAGCCTGTTTAAGTTACATCACTTTTCACAACGAATATGGCCACAGTAAGCAGCTAAAAATTGGCTGTTTTTCATCATTTCCATTATATTCCGGTTTGTATAGAATTTAGCATTAGCAACCTGCAAATAATCGTGCTTTCGAGAAAACCCTGTTGACAGCTCTTAAAATTTTCACGTAACTGGCAGTTTTTAAGCCTTGATCGGCCCAGTATAGCAGAATTTTACCCACTGCTCGTTAGCTACGTTCATGTCTTGTTTTCTGAAACCATACAACTGGTCAAGATCTGAGACGCTAAGAGATGGTGAAAGACACCATTATGTGTCAGGGTCAGCGCCCGTCTGACCCTGTCCTTGGGTCTCTTCCCCGTGTGGCCGGCAGCcattgctggccatcctgttccttCCTGTCTTTGTACTAGACCCTTGCGTGTCTCTCCTGCTCCCTGGACTGCCACATAGCTCAAAGGGCTGCGTGTGGAGCACAGAGGCTCTACCCTGCAGTTGTAGTTACGAGGTCAGCCTCAcctcttttgtttgtttattgtttttctgTTATTCCTAGTGTTTAATAGCCCTTTGCGTCCCTATTTTTGGTTTATCCTTAGATTGATATTGTTTATCCCTGTGTTTAATCAGTCTTGTTTATGGTTCTCTGCCCCTGCCTTGGTTATCTTCTGTCTTACTTCTTTCTTGAGAGTGCAGTATTTCCCTGTGTTTCCCCAGTTTCAGGTTCTTTGGTTCCTTGTTTATTAGTGCAAGAGTCTTCAGCTGTGTTTTGTTGCCCTGTGCCCTCATTGATTGGTTGTTTTTGATGATTCACACCTGCCTTTTGCTACTCCTCGTTATCATTATATTAAAGTACCTGCCTTTGTTCATCTCCTTAGTGGGTGATTgtggttttttttgtgtgttctgttttgtttaataaacccaTTTAGACTCTGGGCCGCAAGTGGATCGTCCTCTTTTtttcctgcctgcaccatgcATCACGTCCGTAGCATTATAAGACTCGCTAGTTCTCACTAGTCCGGGTCTTATCTAAACCAGGGTGTGCCGGCTCGTGACTGGCCTGCAGAGGACGTAGATCTGTCGAAGAGGAGGAAGTAGAGGCTGAGGTTTTTAGGAGTAGGATGTCCTAATTGCAGTTTGCTAGACTCCATTATACTTCACACAGTGGTGGCTGACAGAGACCCAGGAGAGGCGGAAGGTGAGGGAGGAGAGCCGAATAAACCAGCCAGGAGAAGCGGGGACTTTCATTTGAGGGCCCCATAACTGGTTGATCTTCTACTCAAATCCTGGTCATAATAACCCACGCATTTATTTCCTGAACTCTAGAAATTGTATTATTTCTAGAATGATGGCCCACATGTTGTCTTTTATTGCACAATATAGTAGCATGCAGCTGTCGTTGCTGATGAGTCTATATGCTCTTCTGGCTGCAACAAGTCCATGGAATGAATGCCAGACCTCACAAACCGTTTGCTGTAGCACACAGGTGTTCTGGACGCCGGTCACGGAATGGAAGCGGTACTACGGCTATGTGTTCGTGTGAGTCTGTCCTTCCATCTACATATATTCTCATTCTATATCTGTTCATATGGAAGAAATAAAGATGTGTCATTACGTGACGCACTAAAAACAGGCTCTTGTTTTCATCCTCTGTGTTGCCCCAGCAACACGCTTGGGTCAGAATGTTTCGGCGAAGTCTGAGGGAAGATCTCACAGTGCCAGCTGATTAAGACCAAGTATACATAGTAGGACCGACAGACGGAATCAGTGGAGTGGGCCAGTTTTAAATAACAAGACAGCTGGAGTGTCTGGCTAATCAACGACTGTGCTAGTCCTTGAATATTCTTAGAAACACATTCAGGCTTAGCAAAGCAATTCTGGCAAGAAAGTGCAAAGTTCCACTCTGCTAGTCTGAGATCGTCGACTGGGGCCTTAAGCTCGGGAATATCTGCCATGAAGAATCCCCAAGAAGATACGTAAAATGGTGCATTGACTCGCACTCCATTGTCTTGGGCCCTTTAAAAAGCACTTTTGGTTTTATAATAATTTAGACCACAAGAAACCCCAGCACCCTGTAAATCAGCTGAGAAATTCAAGGAAAAGGCACAAAACAAACCAGTTTGGTTTTGTGTGGTCATGTGCTACCATGTGGCAGGCCAAAGACGTCGAGTCCAGCAGTGACTGACCATGAGAAGAAATGATCATATTATCACTCTACGTAGGAAAGAGACAAAACCGAAAGAAAATAAGCTCATGCTGAAAAGTTAAGAGTTAAGAGGCACTCTTGGCAACTTCTCAGTGTTCAGTGGAAGGAGCTCTCTTCAATAACAAAAGTATCAGTTGCAGCTTtgatttttaaatctttttcgAAACTAATTGCTAACATGCTCCTGCAGCATGTTTCTGGCAAATCCAAGCCCATTTAACAAAGGAGATGTTTGCTCAAAATAGTGTGGCACTACTgctccccaacacacacacacacacacatacagagctgtactcatatctttgtggggaccgtccattcatctctatgggcaaaaccctaatcccagcaatggcaaccttaacccctactcagccctaaccttaactaagtaaccaaacaaaataagtcttttggcatttttttttcataaaattgaatttccctttttggggactggaaaaaaaatggtccccacaacgtcaaaatgacatgtttttatcacattgtagggacatttggtccccacagtgtaatgtatatctgacccacacacgcacacatgcacacagcattCTGGCTGGCCTGAGTCTGTTTAGAGGTCAGAAACCTGCCTCATCCAGCAACGACAGAGcctcaccctcagggaatcgtGCTTCCAGTCTCCCGTGTATAGCTGAGGGCTGGATACTGGGCCTTAGCCCTCCCCCCTATAGTAGATGGAATTGCCTCGCACCACCTAACCAGAGTACAAAGCCATGTTACCACGATCTATCATCCTATCATACCAACTTTGTTACGATCTGTGGTGCACTCCTCCGTATCTTTGTCTGCAAAGATGTTCTGCCTGCATGACCTGTCCAATGTATTACTGCAATCTACATTTCATGAGATTCGCGTGAGACAATccacaacccccctccccccctcagtGACCGTCAGCATGGAGATGCAGGTATGAGGAAGGTGGAAAAGATCAGGGCGCCATGGAGAGTGCACATGGAGGGTGGTAGTGTGTTGGGAGGTCAAACCGGTGGGTTTAAAGGTCAagaggggccgggggggggggggggtggtggatcaGATGAAGGCTGCGCTGCTTACAACTTGACACTGGGGAGGTGAAAGCGAAAGGGGCAGCCagaccccccccagccacccatACCCCAACCCCCCTTGCGGGGAGTCGTCCAGGACACACTGAAGCAATTAGAGGCTCGTATAAATCAATTTGCAGTTGGTTTTAAAACTGATCTGTTCCCAACAATCCCTGGACAGGGTATGATTCAGGTTTGTTTTGATTTGTGAGTTCGGAACGCAGTGGGGTTTGAAATGGCCTGGGTTTAAGTTCTGTTTTGGGGTCGGTTGGTTGGAATGaattgggatggggggggggggggttaattctATTCAGGGTGTGGTTAGTTGAAATAGAGTTAAGTTTCACGCCAGTTTGGGATATGACACATATTGTCCATCATCCTCCTTGATAGGTTACCACGATtgccttttaaaaatgaaacgTCAGTGCAATTCCATGGATAATCACCAGCAAGAAACAAACTGTGCAATGCTGTGCATAGTGACCTTTTTACTAAACGAAAGTGACCGTTGCTATATATTTAGATGTCAATTTTTTTCAATTCTGTCACTAAAAACTTGAGAAGTTATGGCTTAGCCTAAACTTTGGCCATAGCAATTCTCAGAtgttaaatacatttaataGATCAACAGCAACTATGCCAGTAATTGCCATCGTGGAAAATACAAAGAAATGTACTAGCCATTCCTCATAGTGTCACACATATTACTCATTCATGCAAAATCAACAGAAATGCAAAGCACTTCGTGCCAGCCTGCTTGTGAAAGCGTACTGAAATTAATGAAATTCCCCGGACAAAGACTAGCACTGTTAACTTCGTAGCCACAGCTTTGCTGATTTTTCATTCGTTTCACGCCACTGCCATCTAGTGCCCGCATAAGGACAAGCAAAGGATTTCTAATACTTGGAATACAGTCGAAAATTAAGACCTAACAGTAACTGGAGGGACTGTAAATTATTTGAATACGTGTAAAGTTTCATCTTCAGATTAAATAATGTTTTCATGTTATCTGAACAATCCCATATCATATCACCATACCACAATTCATTTACGTAGGTGTCCATGCATCCACCTTCGAGAGGTTTATCCAGTATATCTTCCCGGGGAAGCCTAGAGTttctcccaggcagcacagtggGGAAAGCAGGGAACACTCTGGACGGGATGGTAGttcatctcagggcacacacatttacatagcatttagcaaatgagcGCCATTATTTTGCAATATAACAACAGCAATGATAATAAGAGAAGTTAATATCACGGAAACAAAAACACTAAATAGGCTACTTTTCCGTCTAGTGGTAATATTCCTAAAGAGATAGATGTGCTTCTATTGTCAGTGCTTAAAGAATGAATTTAGCGGTATTGGTAAATACAATCAACTACTTCCGGGTAACAAAATCACGTGACACAAGGCTGACAGTAGTGGCTGCCAGTACGAGGTGGCTGGAGATTATACTGACGATCACTGGCACACTTTCGACAAAGATAGCCATGGATGAAGACGGTCTGCCGATTGTCGGCTCGGGAGTTGATCTGACAAAGGTGAGCTTTCCGTTGGTTTCGGTTTAGCTGTCTGCGTCTTCCACAGTAAACGGAACTGACACGGGGCACTCGTTTCGTTTTGTAATAAAAGAAGACATGCAAAGGAAAGTTATTTATGTAGCACATGAATATGACGAATGTTTCCCAGTGCACAGCTCCTCGCTCTGGAGCCATTAAGCCCTTTGCGTTCTGCCTGACTGCCTGCATCTTATTGACGGATCCATCCCTCAGGTCCCGGCTATCCCGCAGAAAAGAGTCGTTGCGTTTCTCAACCAGTTCATTGTGCATACGGTCAGGTTCCTCAACCGGTTTTCCACTGTCTGTGAAGAGGTAAATAAACCTGTCCAACTGTCCATGATATTATAATAAAGGTCATTGTTAGTGTTTGGGTAGCGGACATACTGTTCCTGTGTCTGTTTCAGAAATTGGCCAGCATATCCCTTAGGATTCAGCAAATTGAAACCACTCTCAGCATTTTGGAAGCGAAGGTTAGTTGTATTTGTCTCGTGTATCATGTGTATGTCTAGCCCGCACTGGTTCTTTTATTTTGTAGTTAATTGTAGTTTGCATTAGttggttgtttttttaaaatattatttttttaaatgagaaaaTGCACATGATGTCCATCAGATGCACATGGTCAGAGGTTCCCCTACGACCCAGAGGTCTCTGGGCTGTAGCCCGGCAAAGCCTGTATGTTAAACTGCCCTTTTCTGAGCTGGAACTGAAATTGTGTCATGGTTTCTTCAACCAGCTGTCCTCTATCCCTGGTCTGGAGGACGTGAGAGTGGAGGGAGCCACTCGTGCACAGGCTGAGTCTAATGGCCCCGTGCTGATGTCTGGGCAGTCAGAGAACCCCACAGCAGCGTCATCTCCAGAGGTATCCATGCAGAAACTACTTAACCTAGTTAAACATCTCCAGTGTGTGCAGGCACCTTAtcatatattttgtttggtttaatgTTAATATACTATGACGTTTTTATAATTTTTCCAATCATTCCCATCCTTCAGATTTCATCCCTGTCATATGGTTAGTTTGAAACTTCATCAGCATGTTGTATATCATGCGACAGCACAGTGGTTTGATGTAATTCCACAGAACCCAGAGGAAGCACAACAGCAACACCGGGCAGATGAGGGTAGAGATAACATCATGACTGTGTCCAAAGACCCACGATATGCGAGATACTTAAAGATGGTGCAAGTGGTAAGTTGGGAGTCAAGGGTGGACTGCAGGGAGGAAGTCAACTGGGCTGGTGTTCCGATACTCGGCGTTTACTCTGTTTTGGGGGTAAATCTACATCTTTTCAAATCTTAGGGTGTTCCTGTCATGGCCATAAAAAACAAGATGATACTCGAAGGTTTGGATCCCAGCCTGCTGGAGTAAGTTCCCCTTCCGGAAAGTTCTACCCCTCCATccacaatgatgtttcttcGACTGCAGCTGTTGATGTGAGGCTATGAAATCTGAGATGGATGGgactgttgttaaaaaaaaaaagtttgtcaTTTGTGATAGTACAAGTACAGTGAGATGCTTGCTTGTGCGTTCCCTGCAGACTGGGTAATTCAAGGTAAGAGGACACAGGACAAACATTTAGTACAGCTCCTCTCAACCCATAGGTCGCGACCCAAATcaagttctgaaagggtcgcgaggcagagttggaaatgcacgcgttttaaaaccagcaagctcctaCACTGATCcatgatcagatttcccagccccaattAACCTATGTAAATGGGTTTCGGGTCTGCAGCCGGTGAGTGCAGAACtagtgaacactcaaccaatccaagaagccaaaccacagatgcttaattttaaattcactggcacatccaatcagatttgtgtgaTAGGCACCGATTGGCGTAAATTGCAGAGTTCACTGCGTGCTTGATCATAGCATGGTAAAACTTGGGctgccataaaaaaaaaataaaaaaagattgagaaacactgacttcGTAACAGGACATAGACCAACAATAAGGTTAAGAAATATAAGTATGAATATGTAACTGTATATGTGGGCATATGGATTATCTGGAAGAATAAGTGATAtaattatgtacagtatacatGCATAGCAGTAGTGAATAGCACTaaggcaggggtggccaatctcatctgcaaagggccggtgtatatgtaggtttttgggataacctttaggcctgctgttcaaacccaggtgtgagtaTAGGGCTATAATGGGATCAGTACAAAAACAGCACCTAATCACAGATTTCAACTCGCCTCTTACTGTATTTTACTGGAATTAACCGGTGATTGACAATGTATGTGAAATCCACCCCCTACGGGTTTCAAAGGGCTGTTTCTCCAGATATCAGGCACGTCTACTAAAGGCATTCAGTCTTGTGCACACTGCCTGGCATGTTTGGACTCTTGCTACTGTATTAGTGCATCGCTGCTCATTgctctaagtagcaaattcccTGTACACGCTGCTCCTGCCACTAGCACGGCTGGGGGCGGAGCCAGAACATTGTCTGAACTGTTGTCATATCCTTCTCAGAGGTGGTATTTAAAAGTTATAAAATATCGATCCTGGGAAGTGTCCTGTTCATTTTAATTCCAAGgctttaaaatcaatatttcaaACTATTATCTGAACTTAGacccattttaaaaataaaacgttAAGCGAAGCTTAATTTCACAGATTCCACATCCATGTAGCTGTTTATTTACTTAGCAGTTCAGCTTGCGTATGTCGCTGAATGGTACAACAGCTTTGCCCGTTGTTTCTGTTTGACTTTGTGGTGGATCTCTCTTCCCCATTTCCGTCGTCAGTAATCCTGAAGCTCCGGTGCCAGATGGAGGAAAGAAGGATGTAGACGAGGAAGACAATAGCTCCGGCAGCGAATCATCCTTCAGCGACTGATCTCCTCCCGTGACGCAGCCATCTCACTTTAGCATTAAAAGACTGGAATAAACATCACTGGCTCCTATACCATTCTCGCTCACGCCAGACCGGCGGTTCTGCGATGGCTGGGACCACATCGGTGTAGAAACTCAAATTGTATGCGCTCCCAGGGGGGAACAATGTGTGATCACTGGGTGTAATAGGAATGAAACGGGAAGGAGATACTGGGGCTCCCCTGCTAGGCGTAACTGCAGTGAACACCTGCAGGTGTGTGTCACACCCAAAGACATGTGACACATGACTCAGCGAAGGCCTAATATGGACATGCACTTATCAGGGGGTTTGTTCTTAAATGAAGTTTTCAGTCTAGCTAGGCTACTGATTGAAGATCTAGCTTAGGTGTTATTAGTAAGAGCTGGAAAGTCCAAAGTAGCGTCATCCAGAGTCTGTCTCAGCTGTTCTTTACTCTTAATGGCTCCTGTTCTGTTTCATCCCAAATATGTCTCTTTGAGTTCTTATTGGCTAACACATCCCCGTGTAGCACAGCATTTATGCTAGATGTCGTCACTAGAGACAGCCGAGTTGTCTTAAAACAAGAGTTCTAATTAAACCCCAGTGTTTCGTGATGGATTCTGATGGGCTATTCATATGTGAGCTTGTTTGGTTCATCAGGGAGTTTTGAGTGTCTGAGGAATTTCGAGGAGGACTAAATGGAGAATTGGGGGGTCGGGTTTTGGACATTTCATCCATGGCCCATGAGCCTATGCTGCGCTTTAGTGTTCATTAATAAAATGTGTCTAACCTACTGTTGTGATGATGAGAAATAAATTGGGTATAGTTGGGTTCTTTTGGGGAAAAAACTAATACAACATCCAATAGTTTGTGAGTAATAAAAATCCAACATCTGTAAAaagaattcagttttatttcaaAGTGCATGATATGTCTGTAGGTTAAGTGCAACTTTATACAAAAAAGTCAAAATATAAACATGTCATTTTTATCCATTAACTAATGAAAAAATTcaacaaaacaattttgtcaGTAGTGGACTGACACTTTCAGTTTCAGTGTGACTttctggaaaagaaaaaaaatacaaggtAGTAATCATTAATCTACAACATTATTTCAGATTACCCATTACTCAGTTTTGTCAAGTTTTATGGCCTATGGTTATAAACCATTTGCTGAAACTTTGAACTGATATGTACGTCATACAGTTGTTTAGAAGGTTTTATGCAGTGTGCAATATAACAGATGAAAACAGTCAGGTATAGGGGTGTACAGAGTAGAGATGGACACAGTCAGGTATAGGGGTGTACAGAGTAGAGATGGATACAGTCAGGTATAGGGGTGTACAGAGTAGAGATGGATACAGTCAGGTATAGGGGTGTAGAGAGTAGAGATGGATACAGTCAGGTATAGGGGTGTAGAGAGTAGAAATGGATACAGTCAGGTATAGGAGTGTAGAGAGTAGAGATGGATACAGTCAGGTATAGGGGTGTAGAGAGTAGAGATGGATACAGTCAGGTATAAGGGTATAGAGAGTAGAGATGGATACAGTCAGGTATAGGGGTGTAGAGAGTAGAGATGGATACAGTCAGGTATAGGGGTGTAGAGATGGATACAGTCAGGTATAGGGGTGTAGAGAGTAGAAATGGATACAGTCAGGTATAGGGGTGTACAGAGTAGAGATAGACACAGTCAGGTATAGGGGTGTAGAGAGTAGAGATGGATACAGTCAGGTATAGGGGTGTAGAGAGTAGAGATGGATACAGTCAGGTATAGGGGTGTATAGAGTAGAGATGGACACAGTCAGGTATAGGGGTGTAGAGAGTAGAGATGGATACAGTCAGGTATAGGGGTGTACAGAGTAGAGATGGACACAGTCAGGTATAGGAGTGTAGAGTAGAGATGGATACAGTCAGGTATAGGGGTGTAGAGAGTAGAGATGGATACAGTCAGGTATAGGGGTGTAGAGAGTAGAGATGGATACAGTTAGGTATAGGGGTGTAGAGAGTAGAAATGGATACAGTCAGGTATAGGAGTGTAGAGAGTAGAGATGGATACAGTCAGGTATAGGGGTGTAGAGAGTAGAGATGGATACAGTCAGGTATAGGGGTGTAGAGTAGAGATGGATACAGTCAGGTATAGGGGTGTAGAGAGTAGAGATGGATACAGTCAGGTATAGGGGTGTAGAGAGTAGAGATGGATACAGTTAGGTATAGGGGTGTAGAGAGTAGAAATGGATACAGTCAGGTATAGGAGTGTAGAGAGTAGAGATGGATACAGTCAGGTATAGGGGTGTAGAGAGTAGAGATGGATACAGTCAGGTATAGGGGTGTAGAGTAGAGATGGATACAGTCAGGTATAGGGGTGTAGAGTAGAGATGGATACAGTCAGGTATAGGGGTGTAGAGAGTAGAGATGGATACAGTCAGGTATAGGGGTGTAGAGTAGAGATGGATACAGTCAGGTATAGGGGTGTAGAGTAGAGATGGATACAGTCAGGTATAGGGGTGTACAGAGTAGAGATGGATACAGTCAGGTATAGGGGTGTACAGAGTAGAGATGGATACAGTCAGGTATAGGGGTGTACAGAGTAGAGATGGATACAGTCAGGTATAGGGGTGTACAGAGTAGAGATGGATACAGTCAGGTATAGGGGTATACAGAGTAGAGATGGATACAGTCAGGTATAGGGGTGTAGAGAGTAGAGATGGATACAGTCAGGTATAGAGACGGAGAGAGTAATAACGAAATGCACAAAGATACATTATTAGAAGATAAGCAATATTACCTTGAACTCCCTAATGTAGGTAAAAAAGAAGAAGACGAAAGCAAAGGACACTATCCACTCGCTGACAGCGCTGACAACATGGAGGATGTACTGCTGTTGGCCACAGAAAGGAAGAGGACACTTAGAATTGGTCCCACTAGGGCTGGGCGATGTGAatcaaaaaacatttataaacaatgttTGTAAATTATTCTTCTTCCTTTCATATGAAAAGTAAAAGTCAGATTTATAAAAACCTTGTATAAACCACAATATGTATCATGCAAATTATAAATCCCACATATAGTAGAAACATCTGCACGTGTGGGTACTTAAGATACTGTCCCATTCCGAAGAagataaccaatcatttttctttctaccctcaaaacatttttgtgaaagtgaAACTCTCACCAGCACGTTTGCAAAACCATTTCAATGACGATGGAGCCATGAACCACAGAGAAAAAAGATATTTCTCAGAAAGCGAAGTGTAGACGTTTTAATGTCCAAAGTAGAGGAACGGCAAACCATTTTATGCTGCAGTACATTTGCCAGTTTGACAAGAAATTAAAAAGACTCGAAAGGCAACATGTGACTGCTGCTGTTAATGCGGTCAGTCAACAAGCCGGATACAGACAAAAATTTAAAATCTGTTGAACTGGCGTTCATAACATAAAAAGTCTATTTATTATCAATGTTTAAACAAACAGTGCTATGGTATACACTTTGCAGATCAAATTACATTTGCCTCCTAAACTTTTTATATAAGCCTAATATACAAATCAtctaaataatgtaaaattatgtaCAAAGTTACACTGAAAGTACTATGTTTTGGCCCCCTTACTAAAAATGCAGTTAATGGCAGTGAAAAGTTTATAACTCGCAGTCGCAAAGATAGCTAACGTGAGAGAGGCTGGTTGCAAAGGCGTAGTCAAGGCAAGACTGAATATTGAAGTTACACTTAGACTAacatatacagacactcctctgcttacgaactttcaacttatgaactttcaacttacgaactttcaacttacgaactttcagacatacgaatgaagaggactgcaagttcaaattgtgttcattgggctgcCCGCAACATCAATATTTTTTCCTGTGCGCCAATTCtgcccagtacgacttctggctgctattcccgccgcgcagcagcgtagcgtgcgaactcccagcatcctagttcttagtacttgcgtataccattaaaatgatgttgaataacgacttacgaacatctcaagttacgaacagccgttcggaacgtaactcattcataagtagaggagcgtctgtagtaTGTAGGGCCTAAAAACCTTTTGATAGTCTAAGCGTATCTTTAATTGTTGACCTTTcactaatatttaaatattatattattttatgtgATCCAAATCATTTTCAGCATTGTTGTCACAAATAACTGATACCGCAAATGTGAAGGGGGTGTACATGCAGATGCACACATGTTGGTGCCTGTATTTGCTTTGACTTTTCAGTATGTGCATATGTAACTCAGACTCCATGCAATGAATATATTCTTACATAGAAATTCATTCATTAGAAAAATCAAACAAATTCTGAATGTTAGTTCTATatcaaatataataaaaataacttcAAAGAAGTTATATCATGTATTGCTATTCTGGCTAAAAATAGAAAGATATGGGGCCTTATTCATAAAGACTTCATAAGTAACAAAGTAACATTTGTATGCACATTTATATGAAGATTTTTGGATTTAAAAAGGCACggcgaaaacaaaacaaaccctGAACGAGTTCGGAGCAGTCGTACGAACGTTTTGTTGGAGATATAAATGAAAGACATCTAGAGGTTAAATGTTCCGTCGTAAGTCAGAGCTACACAGTTTGCAAACACAGGGTTTCTTTCATTGTTTGCAAACATACATTCAGCTATTCAGTACAGAAATTTATTTCTTCCAAACAGAAGTCttaaaacaataacaaaaataaaccgCCTTCCTTTTCAGATTTGCCGGAaaaataaatggctttaaagTGCATTCTATTCAACTTCCTTTGGTGCAGCGATGCAGTAGTATGACGTATTACCTCATTATGTATCTTCCAGTGCAGCTTGGAGGACTTCACCAGCACTCCACATACGATCACTGATGGAGGGAAAGTTCAGGAGAACCTCAACACAACACAGTGTTGTAATCTCAAATCAAGAGGAtgatttctgtggggtgcagGTCAATATGGCAGTGAAAAGTTTATAACTCGCAGTCACAAAGATAGCTAACGTGAGAGAGGCTGGTTGCAAAGTGGTAGTCAAGGTAAGACTTTGAATATTAAAGTTACACTTAGACTAacatatacagacactcctctgctTACGAACTAAGCAGGCTATTTTTTACAGTGCAGCTAGGCCACACAGTTTCAAGCCAAGTCGAATGCTTTAGTTGATCATAACAGACAAATCACACTCCTAGATATCCGCTTCCCTCACATCACACCACGGCACTTTGGCTGTTCGAAGGCAAGTGCTTAAGGTGTCTAAGGCAGCAAAGGATACTTGTCACAGAAGCAAAGACGGAAATGGCGGAGATGAAAGTTTGGCTGAGACACACAGTCCTGGAGGACCAATAAGGGTACATTCtgcgggagatgatggactgGAGGATGATGTAGGTCTCTCCTGACAGAAAGACGGTGAGAGCAGCAATATCGTGCACCAATGGATTCTGGGTCTCCTGGAACAACACCAAGATCCAAATAG from Brienomyrus brachyistius isolate T26 chromosome 1, BBRACH_0.4, whole genome shotgun sequence includes:
- the washc3 gene encoding WASH complex subunit 3; the protein is MDEDGLPIVGSGVDLTKVPAIPQKRVVAFLNQFIVHTVRFLNRFSTVCEEKLASISLRIQQIETTLSILEAKLSSIPGLEDVRVEGATRAQAESNGPVLMSGQSENPTAASSPENPEEAQQQHRADEGRDNIMTVSKDPRYARYLKMVQVGVPVMAIKNKMILEGLDPSLLDNPEAPVPDGGKKDVDEEDNSSGSESSFSD
- the dram1 gene encoding DNA damage-regulated autophagy modulator protein 1; the protein is MVWFMEGICVLPVFLVIWSSSTFLISYIVALLRGDVDVIFPYISDTGTNPPESGIFGLMTTIGAFAGLATIFARYKYVEKICEATTRSRLNRIAFCFGITSCLGMCFIATFQETQNPLVHDIAALTVFLSGETYIILQSIISRRMYPYWSSRTVCLSQTFISAISVFASVTMIVCGVLVKSSKLHWKIHNEQYILHVVSAVSEWIVSFAFVFFFFTYIREFKKVTLKLKVSVHY